In one Mustela lutreola isolate mMusLut2 chromosome 8, mMusLut2.pri, whole genome shotgun sequence genomic region, the following are encoded:
- the LOC131838508 gene encoding small ribosomal subunit protein eS12, which translates to MAEEGIAAGGVMDVNTALQEVLKTALIHDGLARGIREAAKALDKRQAHLCVLASNCDEPMYVKLVEALCAEHQINLIKVDDNKKLGEWVGLCKIDREGKPRKVVGCSCVVVKDYGKESQAKDVIEEYFKCKK; encoded by the coding sequence ATGGCCGAGGAAGGCATTGCTGCTGGAGGTGTAATGGACGTTAATACTGCTTTACAAGAGGTGCTGAAGACCGCCCTCATCCACGATGGCCTAGCACGTGGAATTCGCGAAGCTGCCAAAGCCTTAGACAAGCGCCAAGCCCATCTTTGTGTGCTTGCATCCAACTGTGATGAACCTATGTATGTCAAGTTGGTGGAGGCCCTTTGTGCTGAACACCAAATCAACCTAATCAAGGTTGATGACAACAAGAAACTAGGGGAGTGGGTAGGCCTCTGTAAaattgacagagagggaaaaccCCGTAAAGTGGTTGGTTGCAGTTGTGTGGTGGTTAAGGACTATGGCAAAGAGTCTCAGGCGAAGGATGTCATCGAGGAATACTTCAAAtgcaagaaatga